A window of the Cystobacter fuscus genome harbors these coding sequences:
- a CDS encoding ankyrin repeat domain-containing protein translates to MSQELIAAIKRHDTVQVRALLAGGADPNEPQSKWPGLRPLQVAINELSDGGEFDVVLALIEHGADVNAWDVERDMTPLLIAVCENELAAVEALLKAGAEPNVCSSEGDTPLRACVERGNVGMATLLLAAGATRTINDWGGLTGYTALGHAARRLDLPMIKLLLDAGADPRAPDEDGRPAHYRLPPRAESDSQTWDAAFELLGGAKDRMPL, encoded by the coding sequence ATGTCGCAAGAACTCATCGCAGCGATCAAGAGGCACGATACGGTCCAGGTCAGGGCGCTGCTGGCCGGAGGGGCCGATCCAAACGAGCCGCAGTCGAAGTGGCCGGGGTTGCGTCCGTTGCAGGTGGCTATCAACGAGCTCTCCGATGGAGGCGAATTCGACGTGGTCCTGGCGCTCATCGAGCACGGCGCGGACGTCAACGCCTGGGACGTCGAGCGGGATATGACTCCCTTGTTGATAGCCGTCTGCGAAAACGAGCTGGCGGCAGTTGAAGCGCTCCTGAAGGCGGGGGCTGAGCCCAACGTGTGCAGCAGCGAGGGGGACACGCCGCTGCGGGCATGCGTAGAGAGGGGCAATGTGGGCATGGCCACTCTTCTCCTGGCCGCCGGGGCGACTCGGACGATCAACGACTGGGGCGGGCTGACCGGATATACCGCGCTCGGGCACGCGGCACGTCGGCTGGACCTTCCGATGATCAAGCTGCTTCTCGACGCGGGCGCCGATCCGAGGGCCCCGGACGAGGACGGTCGACCCGCCCACTACCGTCTGCCGCCGCGCGCTGAATCCGATTCACAGACGTGGGACGCCGCGTTCGAGCTGCTCGGAGGAGCGAAGGACCGCATGCCGTTGTAG
- a CDS encoding DUF5953 family protein produces MHRRGTPRSSCSEERRTACRCRTEVARLGLTGAQFDLDNPVHLNPLQRAYERLPEIGGRAASCGSARLAVAVLRAPPAGSPGTRRSRG; encoded by the coding sequence ATTCACAGACGTGGGACGCCGCGTTCGAGCTGCTCGGAGGAGCGAAGGACCGCATGCCGTTGTAGAACGGAGGTCGCGCGCCTCGGGCTCACGGGCGCGCAGTTCGACCTGGACAACCCCGTGCACTTGAACCCGCTCCAACGGGCCTACGAGCGCTTGCCGGAGATCGGCGGGCGCGCAGCCTCTTGCGGTTCGGCACGGCTGGCGGTGGCGGTGCTCAGGGCCCCTCCTGCTGGTTCACCGGGAACTCGACGTTCCCGAGGGTGA
- a CDS encoding VOC family protein, producing MDNPETWPEGLPVTQVRIARPTDKLEELVRFYVEGLGLRHLGGFEGHAGYDGVFIGLPGYGVHLEFTRHASGSPCPAPTRDNLLVLYVPDAVARDALVARLSAMGYPPVEPENPYWARQGVTVEDPDGWRVVLQNTRGIGP from the coding sequence ATGGACAACCCCGAGACCTGGCCCGAGGGACTTCCCGTCACGCAGGTGCGCATCGCCCGCCCCACCGACAAGTTGGAGGAGCTCGTGCGCTTCTACGTCGAGGGGCTCGGCTTGAGGCATCTCGGCGGCTTCGAGGGCCACGCCGGTTACGACGGCGTGTTCATCGGGCTCCCCGGGTATGGCGTGCACCTGGAATTCACCCGGCACGCGTCGGGCAGCCCGTGCCCGGCCCCCACACGCGACAACCTGCTCGTCCTCTACGTGCCGGATGCGGTCGCGCGCGATGCGCTCGTCGCGCGGCTCTCGGCCATGGGCTACCCGCCCGTCGAGCCCGAGAATCCCTACTGGGCCCGGCAGGGCGTCACCGTGGAGGATCCCGACGGCTGGCGCGTGGTGCTGCAAAACACGCGCGGCATCGGGCCGTGA
- a CDS encoding class I SAM-dependent methyltransferase: MSVPMAHFERMYADSEDPWEYRRRWYERRKRALTLAMLPHARYARAFEPGCSIGELSAELAARCDALLVGDGSEAAVRVARRRLAPWPHVRVEQRLLPDSWPEGTFELVVLGEFGYYLPGGASRSSPPHLLGGAEMAALSRLERRRHETS; encoded by the coding sequence ATGAGCGTGCCCATGGCGCACTTCGAGCGCATGTACGCCGACAGCGAGGACCCCTGGGAGTACCGGCGGCGCTGGTACGAGCGGCGCAAGCGGGCGCTGACGTTGGCGATGTTGCCGCATGCCCGCTATGCGCGTGCGTTCGAGCCGGGGTGTTCGATTGGCGAGCTGAGCGCGGAGCTGGCGGCGCGCTGTGACGCCCTGCTGGTGGGTGACGGCAGCGAGGCGGCGGTGCGCGTGGCCCGGAGGCGCCTGGCGCCCTGGCCGCATGTTCGGGTGGAGCAGCGGCTGCTGCCGGACTCGTGGCCCGAGGGGACCTTCGAGCTCGTGGTGCTCGGCGAGTTTGGCTACTACCTACCTGGGGGCGCGTCACGCTCCTCTCCTCCGCACCTGCTTGGGGGAGCAGAAATGGCCGCACTTTCGCGCCTGGAGCGAAGACGCCATGAAACCTCGTGA
- a CDS encoding PIG-L deacetylase family protein, giving the protein MLTAAAPGSAPRPHWEAWSGLDVLPSLEPALLVPEGRRAVIVAPHPDDEVLGTGGLLARLGRLGRDVLVLAVTDGTASHPGSTSWPVERLARTRPRETQEALQRLGLGGARVERVGIPDGAVTENEERLVEWLGARLRPDDVVLATWRLDGHPDHEAVGRAASRACAALDGRCVEFPIWMWHWARPGDTRVPWSRARRIELDEATLALKRRAMEAYVSQLEPDSTTGNPPIVPPYALERLMRPFEVVFT; this is encoded by the coding sequence GTGTTGACAGCGGCTGCGCCAGGTTCAGCACCACGCCCGCACTGGGAGGCCTGGAGTGGCCTGGACGTCCTGCCTTCCCTGGAGCCCGCCCTGCTGGTGCCCGAGGGCCGGCGTGCCGTCATCGTCGCGCCCCATCCGGATGACGAGGTGCTCGGGACCGGAGGGCTGCTCGCGCGGCTTGGTCGGCTCGGGCGGGACGTGTTGGTTCTCGCCGTCACGGATGGGACGGCGAGCCATCCGGGGTCCACCTCCTGGCCGGTGGAGCGGCTCGCGCGGACGCGGCCCCGGGAGACGCAGGAGGCGCTGCAACGGCTCGGGCTGGGCGGGGCGCGGGTGGAGCGGGTGGGGATTCCCGATGGCGCCGTCACCGAGAACGAGGAGCGGCTGGTGGAGTGGTTGGGCGCGCGGCTTCGTCCGGACGACGTGGTGCTGGCCACGTGGCGCCTGGATGGACACCCGGACCATGAGGCGGTGGGGCGGGCGGCGTCGCGGGCGTGTGCGGCGTTGGACGGCCGCTGCGTGGAGTTCCCCATCTGGATGTGGCACTGGGCCCGGCCCGGAGACACGCGGGTGCCCTGGTCCCGGGCGCGGCGCATCGAGTTGGACGAGGCCACGCTCGCGCTCAAGCGCCGGGCCATGGAGGCGTACGTGAGCCAGTTGGAGCCGGATTCCACCACGGGAAACCCGCCCATCGTGCCCCCTTACGCGCTCGAGCGGTTGATGCGGCCCTTCGAGGTGGTGTTCACATGA
- a CDS encoding amidohydrolase, with the protein MSALRLLALSHLLLAGLPARGDELRPGADLIVFNAKITTQHLAQPAASAVAIKRGRIYAVGDDAEILALKNSKTQLIDAEGHRLIPGLNEAHVHVLNENNYNYNVRWDGVPTLSRALEMLKEQAKRTPKGQWVKVIGGWSPYQFKENRFPTPEELNAAVPDRPYIVQYAYNQAFLNELAMKEIGVGTPKFQMPPGTEFEKDKQGKYTGVVRGFTWTFVALEAVVPLPSFEEKVNSLAYAINDLNRFGVVSALESGSIIPYPEGHKPIEALIKDQRLNVRLPFMDLQLVEPGASMVDAEIDAITQKSPTSPGDNTHPTLAHGHEYQTNGEVLNAQLHDHENFDRPAVVIDRELMRKTVEEDVGKLVKRRSPFRMHVSYDENISPFLDALESLNKKMPFDGLRWSIEHAETISPKNIERIKKLGGGIALDDKMALHGDGFIKTHGREVALQTPRLRQLVDSGIPLAMTTDGFRASSYNPWVAIQWMVTGKSVSGSEILAKDNRLSREEALKLYTLGAAWFTKTENESGRIAPGNLADFALLSTDYFSVPEGEIQHITSVMTVVDGKVVFGAGKYSKLAPELPKIIPTWSPIKYFGGYSGAK; encoded by the coding sequence ATGTCTGCACTCCGACTCCTGGCTCTCTCGCACCTGTTGCTCGCCGGCCTCCCTGCGCGTGGAGACGAGCTTCGTCCCGGGGCCGATCTGATCGTTTTCAACGCGAAGATCACCACTCAGCACCTGGCGCAGCCGGCGGCTTCCGCGGTCGCGATCAAAAGAGGGCGGATCTACGCAGTGGGCGACGACGCCGAGATCCTCGCCCTCAAGAACAGCAAAACCCAACTGATCGATGCGGAGGGGCATCGCCTGATCCCGGGCCTCAATGAAGCCCACGTCCACGTGCTGAATGAGAACAACTACAACTACAACGTGAGGTGGGACGGGGTTCCCACCTTGAGCCGCGCCCTCGAGATGTTGAAGGAACAGGCCAAAAGAACGCCCAAGGGCCAATGGGTCAAGGTGATCGGGGGTTGGTCGCCGTATCAGTTCAAGGAGAACCGGTTCCCGACCCCGGAGGAGCTGAACGCCGCGGTACCTGACCGGCCGTACATCGTTCAATACGCCTACAACCAGGCGTTCTTGAACGAGTTGGCGATGAAGGAGATCGGCGTGGGAACCCCCAAGTTCCAGATGCCGCCCGGCACGGAGTTCGAGAAAGACAAGCAAGGCAAGTACACCGGCGTCGTGCGAGGGTTCACCTGGACCTTCGTGGCGCTCGAAGCGGTGGTCCCGTTGCCTTCCTTCGAGGAGAAGGTGAACTCGCTCGCCTACGCGATCAACGACTTGAACCGGTTCGGAGTGGTATCAGCGCTGGAGTCCGGCAGCATCATCCCCTACCCGGAAGGGCACAAGCCCATTGAAGCCCTGATCAAGGATCAGCGTTTGAACGTTCGTTTGCCTTTCATGGATCTCCAGCTCGTCGAGCCCGGCGCTTCGATGGTGGACGCCGAGATCGATGCCATCACCCAGAAGTCTCCGACCAGCCCCGGGGACAACACGCACCCAACCCTGGCGCATGGTCACGAATACCAAACCAACGGAGAAGTGCTGAACGCCCAACTCCACGACCATGAGAACTTCGACCGGCCGGCGGTGGTGATCGATCGGGAACTCATGCGAAAGACCGTCGAAGAGGACGTGGGCAAGCTGGTGAAGCGGCGAAGCCCGTTCCGGATGCATGTCAGCTACGACGAGAACATCTCTCCATTCCTGGATGCTCTGGAATCGCTGAACAAGAAAATGCCTTTCGACGGCCTGCGGTGGAGCATCGAGCACGCCGAAACGATCAGCCCGAAAAACATCGAAAGGATCAAGAAACTGGGCGGCGGAATCGCGCTGGACGACAAGATGGCGCTCCACGGAGACGGCTTCATCAAGACCCACGGCCGCGAGGTGGCCCTGCAGACGCCTCGCTTGCGTCAGCTCGTCGACAGCGGGATCCCGCTGGCCATGACCACCGACGGATTCAGGGCTTCTTCTTACAACCCGTGGGTGGCTATCCAGTGGATGGTCACCGGCAAGTCGGTGTCGGGCTCGGAGATCCTGGCCAAGGACAACCGCCTGAGCCGGGAAGAGGCGCTCAAACTCTATACTTTGGGTGCCGCGTGGTTCACCAAGACCGAGAACGAGAGCGGGAGGATCGCGCCGGGCAACCTAGCGGACTTCGCGCTGCTGAGCACCGACTACTTCTCGGTGCCGGAAGGGGAGATCCAGCACATCACTTCCGTGATGACCGTCGTGGACGGGAAGGTCGTGTTCGGTGCGGGCAAATACAGCAAACTCGCTCCGGAACTGCCGAAGATCATCCCGACGTGGTCCCCGATCAAGTACTTCGGCGGCTACTCTGGCGCGAAATGA
- a CDS encoding LysR family transcriptional regulator, with translation MPFGYAAIMELRHVRYFAAVAEQISVTRAAQLLHVSQPALSRQIRDLEEELGVDLLERYPNSIALTEAGKVFLAECKVILRRVEDAVEKVRRKSPSHRSILRIGFAATPAVEILKQAMRVFHKQHPSIQIELKDLSSNGIVRGVRDLKLDLGITIGVAPQSFEGLAMKELGSYGVTVAFPKEHRFAKLKQVPLAEVAKEGLITFTKSEHPEAHSAIRKILSGFTEEPNIVMECDGISSLFAAVESGKGVAIGFETMAKLAGSRLNFRPVLPAPPRLPVVVIYDQAKLSSAGTDFLATLAAVKLKSLRPAAGLLIV, from the coding sequence ATGCCTTTTGGTTATGCTGCGATCATGGAACTCAGACACGTGAGGTATTTCGCGGCGGTTGCCGAGCAGATCAGCGTGACCCGCGCGGCGCAACTGCTTCATGTTTCTCAACCTGCGCTCAGCCGGCAAATCCGCGACTTGGAGGAGGAACTCGGAGTCGATCTCCTCGAGCGATATCCCAATTCCATCGCTCTGACGGAAGCGGGCAAGGTGTTTCTCGCCGAATGCAAGGTCATCCTCCGTCGGGTCGAAGACGCCGTCGAGAAGGTGCGACGGAAATCGCCTTCGCATCGGTCCATCCTGAGGATCGGATTCGCCGCCACGCCGGCCGTGGAAATCCTGAAGCAAGCGATGCGGGTTTTCCACAAGCAGCATCCATCGATCCAGATCGAGCTCAAAGACCTGTCGAGCAACGGGATCGTCCGCGGCGTGAGGGATCTGAAGCTGGATCTCGGAATCACCATCGGCGTCGCTCCCCAGTCATTCGAGGGGCTGGCGATGAAAGAGCTCGGAAGCTACGGCGTCACCGTGGCTTTCCCCAAAGAGCACCGTTTCGCGAAGCTGAAGCAAGTGCCGTTGGCCGAAGTCGCGAAGGAAGGGCTGATCACCTTCACGAAGAGCGAGCACCCGGAGGCTCATTCGGCGATCCGGAAGATCCTCTCCGGGTTCACCGAGGAGCCGAACATCGTGATGGAGTGCGACGGGATCTCCAGTCTCTTCGCGGCCGTCGAGTCCGGCAAAGGCGTCGCGATCGGCTTCGAGACGATGGCGAAGCTCGCGGGCAGCCGGCTCAACTTCCGTCCGGTGCTGCCGGCCCCGCCCAGGCTGCCCGTCGTGGTGATCTACGATCAAGCCAAGCTGTCCTCGGCAGGGACCGACTTCCTGGCCACCCTGGCCGCCGTGAAGCTGAAGTCGCTTCGTCCGGCGGCAGGTCTGCTCATCGTCTGA
- a CDS encoding alpha-amylase family glycosyl hydrolase: protein MNRSKWMSYAALALACVVPAREAVAATQQTQASTAILVQGFHWNSASYANPNWYNVLQGKASDLGAMGFTHVWLPPPSDAASTQGYLPRQLNVLNSSYGSETDLKNAITAFSNAGIKSVADVVINHRVGSTGWYDFTNPTWGTYSIAAGDECNCSTGAADSGDGYSAARDLDHSNATVQADIKSWLSSRLKGVGFSGIRFDYSKGYAPGYAKLYQDDMKPDFCVGEIWTNLDYNNVERIGGIEAMLRVRAGAERPRRAAAGASKAARRASTRGGATPWGTPLPWPPSLEERGRGVGAC from the coding sequence ATGAATCGCTCGAAGTGGATGTCGTACGCCGCGCTGGCGCTGGCCTGTGTGGTACCTGCCCGGGAGGCCGTCGCGGCCACCCAGCAGACCCAGGCCAGCACGGCCATCCTGGTGCAGGGTTTCCATTGGAACTCGGCCAGCTACGCCAATCCCAACTGGTACAACGTCCTGCAGGGCAAGGCGAGCGACCTGGGCGCCATGGGCTTCACCCACGTGTGGCTCCCGCCGCCCTCCGACGCGGCCTCCACGCAGGGTTACTTGCCGCGCCAGCTGAACGTCCTCAACTCCAGCTATGGCAGCGAGACCGACCTGAAGAACGCCATCACCGCTTTCTCCAACGCCGGCATCAAGTCGGTCGCGGACGTGGTGATCAACCACCGTGTGGGGTCGACCGGCTGGTATGACTTCACCAACCCGACCTGGGGCACGTACTCCATCGCCGCTGGCGATGAGTGCAATTGCTCCACGGGCGCCGCGGACTCGGGAGATGGCTACAGCGCCGCCCGGGACCTGGATCACAGCAACGCCACCGTCCAGGCGGACATCAAGAGCTGGCTGTCCAGCCGGCTCAAGGGCGTGGGCTTCAGCGGCATCCGCTTTGACTATTCCAAGGGCTATGCCCCCGGCTACGCGAAGCTCTATCAAGACGACATGAAGCCGGACTTCTGTGTCGGCGAGATCTGGACGAACCTCGACTACAACAACGTGGAGCGTATAGGCGGGATAGAAGCCATGTTGAGGGTGAGGGCTGGAGCGGAGAGGCCGAGAAGGGCCGCTGCCGGGGCTAGCAAGGCCGCGCGCCGCGCCAGTACACGGGGCGGTGCAACCCCTTGGGGCACACCTCTGCCCTGGCCGCCCTCGCTTGAGGAGAGAGGCAGGGGAGTTGGGGCGTGTTGA
- a CDS encoding acyltransferase family protein gives MNPIPRPATERRPDLDWLRVVAILLLHLFHTGMMFNSWDWHLKAPELLPVLEPPMEFLHHVRMPLLMLISGAVTAMALRRRGLGAFVWDRTKRLLWPLVFGIFVIVPPQIYAERLFRGTFHGGYLDFYPSVFQFVSYPAGSFSWHHLWFVAYLFIYCLLAAPLFAWLETARGRAFFERAEAWLARGWNPWLLFLPLALGRILLRRFPETHALTDDPNTFVYYGQLFLLGHILGRGSRLQERLVVMRHRSLAISGVLFALMVPSFEYPFPFEHLGTYALVWCLLLTALGYARAHIPTRSAWVTYAQELAYPFYIFHQTVIVLVGFALLRPAVGPWTRFGLVLTLSFLVTWALCECVKRVPWLRPCFGMAGRKPVAPGAVPTPSPLEARSGA, from the coding sequence ATGAACCCGATACCGCGACCCGCCACCGAGCGCCGCCCCGACCTGGACTGGCTCCGGGTGGTGGCGATCCTGCTGCTCCACCTCTTCCACACCGGAATGATGTTCAACTCCTGGGACTGGCACCTGAAGGCCCCCGAGCTCCTGCCCGTCCTGGAGCCCCCCATGGAGTTCCTGCACCACGTGCGCATGCCCCTGCTGATGCTCATCTCGGGCGCGGTCACGGCCATGGCCCTGAGACGGCGGGGGCTCGGGGCGTTCGTGTGGGACCGGACGAAGCGCCTGCTGTGGCCGCTCGTCTTCGGCATCTTCGTCATCGTCCCCCCGCAGATCTACGCCGAGCGCCTCTTCCGGGGCACCTTCCACGGCGGCTACCTGGACTTCTACCCGTCCGTCTTCCAGTTCGTGTCCTACCCCGCGGGCAGCTTCAGCTGGCACCACCTCTGGTTCGTGGCCTACCTCTTCATCTACTGCCTCCTGGCCGCGCCCCTGTTCGCGTGGCTGGAGACAGCGCGAGGCCGGGCCTTCTTCGAGCGCGCCGAGGCGTGGCTCGCGCGGGGCTGGAACCCCTGGCTCCTCTTCCTGCCCCTGGCCCTGGGCCGCATCCTGCTGCGGCGCTTCCCCGAGACGCACGCGCTCACCGACGACCCCAACACCTTCGTCTACTACGGCCAGCTCTTCCTGCTCGGGCACATCCTCGGCCGGGGCTCCCGGCTCCAGGAGCGGCTGGTGGTCATGCGCCACCGTTCCCTGGCAATCTCCGGGGTGCTCTTCGCGCTCATGGTGCCCTCCTTCGAGTACCCCTTCCCCTTCGAGCACCTCGGCACCTACGCCCTCGTGTGGTGCCTGCTGCTCACCGCCCTCGGCTACGCGCGGGCCCACATCCCCACGCGCAGCGCCTGGGTGACGTACGCCCAGGAGCTCGCCTATCCGTTCTACATCTTCCACCAGACCGTCATCGTGCTCGTGGGCTTCGCGCTCCTGCGGCCGGCCGTGGGCCCGTGGACCCGCTTCGGACTGGTGCTCACCCTGTCCTTCCTCGTCACCTGGGCGCTCTGCGAGTGTGTGAAGCGCGTGCCCTGGCTCCGCCCCTGTTTCGGCATGGCGGGCCGGAAGCCGGTGGCGCCAGGTGCGGTTCCCACCCCGAGCCCCCTCGAGGCCAGGTCCGGAGCCTGA
- a CDS encoding sensor histidine kinase, which yields MEATPTRQPALESRPWRWPVLRAREALALLGFGVAVGLWLGSTVWLTMRADGSTVPWTRPFLWELTGALAAFPLLPMVQTAILNAPSPRASGRSRGAAWGRFLGIHLGTWLLYTSLHILLMVGSRNLLYALLGWGSYDYGHLGFRVPMEAQKDLIVYVLAYAGLTVYAAWKERQENALREARLEGQLKAAQLRTLMGQLNPHFLFNALNTISSVMYEDLAKTDRLLSDLGLLLRESLERGTGPTWPLADERKHTERFLALMQARFGERLRVRWELEPGLEPLPVPRFALQLLVENALKHNQEQLTGLEVRLRAWSEGGALLLEVEDTGRGLARPSLATHGAGLGLTGLRQALELLHGPEGHLELGAGPEGGARVRIRVPVTRARSEEALP from the coding sequence ATGGAAGCGACCCCCACGCGCCAGCCCGCCCTGGAGTCCCGCCCCTGGCGTTGGCCCGTCCTCCGCGCCCGCGAGGCCCTGGCGCTGCTGGGGTTCGGCGTGGCGGTGGGCCTCTGGCTGGGCAGCACGGTGTGGCTCACGATGAGGGCGGACGGCAGCACCGTCCCCTGGACCCGCCCCTTCCTGTGGGAGCTCACCGGAGCCCTCGCGGCCTTCCCGCTGCTTCCCATGGTCCAGACCGCCATCCTGAATGCCCCGAGCCCTCGTGCCTCCGGGAGGAGCCGTGGCGCGGCCTGGGGGCGGTTCCTCGGCATCCACCTGGGCACCTGGCTGCTCTACACGTCCCTGCACATCCTCTTGATGGTGGGATCGCGGAACCTGCTCTACGCGCTCCTCGGGTGGGGCTCCTACGATTACGGGCACCTGGGCTTCCGGGTGCCCATGGAGGCCCAGAAGGATCTGATCGTCTACGTGCTCGCCTACGCGGGCCTCACCGTCTACGCGGCCTGGAAGGAGCGCCAGGAGAACGCCCTGCGCGAGGCCCGGCTCGAGGGGCAGCTCAAGGCGGCCCAGCTCCGCACGCTCATGGGCCAGCTCAACCCGCACTTCCTCTTCAACGCGCTCAACACCATCAGCTCCGTGATGTACGAGGACTTGGCGAAGACGGACCGGCTCCTGAGCGACCTGGGGCTGCTGCTGCGCGAGAGCCTCGAGCGCGGCACCGGTCCCACCTGGCCACTCGCCGACGAGCGCAAGCACACCGAGCGGTTCCTCGCCCTGATGCAGGCCCGTTTCGGAGAGCGGCTCCGCGTCCGCTGGGAGCTGGAACCCGGCCTGGAGCCCCTCCCCGTCCCCCGCTTCGCGCTCCAGCTCCTGGTGGAGAACGCCCTCAAGCACAACCAGGAGCAGCTCACCGGGCTGGAGGTCCGACTCCGCGCCTGGAGCGAGGGGGGCGCCCTGCTGCTGGAGGTCGAGGACACCGGCCGGGGCCTCGCGCGCCCCTCCCTGGCGACGCACGGCGCCGGCCTGGGCCTCACCGGGCTCCGGCAGGCGCTGGAGCTGCTCCACGGGCCCGAGGGCCACCTGGAGCTGGGAGCGGGCCCCGAGGGTGGCGCCCGCGTCCGCATCCGGGTCCCCGTGACGAGGGCCCGCTCCGAGGAGGCCCTGCCATGA
- a CDS encoding LytR/AlgR family response regulator transcription factor, producing the protein MTTPLSVLVVDDEAPARAKVKRFLADDARFTLAGEAQDGAEAVARIEALKPHLVLLDIQMPGLTGFEVLETLGPEHCPEVIFSTAYDQFALKAFDAHAVDYLLKPYDAERFRRALDKAWTRLDEGRTDTERLKALLSSLEPPREKPLERLLVKTGEAWVALRVDRVSRFSAEDKYVRVFSDEGQHLVRQTLKHLEERLDPRRFVRVHRSELVNLDAVVRLEPWSHGDGLLMLRDGGSVVLSRTYREAFLERWGVEG; encoded by the coding sequence ATGACGACGCCCCTCTCCGTGCTGGTGGTGGATGACGAGGCCCCCGCCCGGGCCAAGGTGAAGCGCTTCCTCGCGGACGATGCGCGGTTCACCCTGGCCGGCGAGGCCCAGGACGGCGCCGAGGCGGTGGCACGCATCGAGGCGCTGAAGCCCCACCTGGTGCTGCTCGACATCCAGATGCCGGGGCTCACCGGCTTCGAGGTGCTGGAGACCCTGGGGCCCGAGCACTGCCCCGAGGTCATCTTCTCCACGGCCTATGATCAGTTCGCCCTGAAGGCCTTCGACGCCCACGCCGTGGACTACCTGCTCAAGCCCTACGACGCCGAGCGCTTCCGGAGGGCACTGGACAAGGCGTGGACCCGGCTCGACGAAGGGCGCACGGACACGGAGCGCCTGAAGGCGTTGCTCTCCAGCCTGGAGCCTCCCCGGGAAAAACCCCTGGAGCGCCTGCTGGTGAAGACCGGGGAGGCCTGGGTCGCCCTGCGCGTGGACCGGGTGAGCCGCTTCTCCGCCGAGGACAAGTACGTGCGCGTCTTCTCCGACGAGGGCCAGCACCTGGTGCGCCAGACGCTCAAGCACCTCGAGGAGCGCCTGGATCCGCGGCGCTTCGTGCGCGTCCACCGCAGCGAGCTCGTCAACCTCGACGCCGTGGTCCGGCTGGAGCCCTGGAGCCATGGCGATGGTCTGCTGATGCTCCGGGACGGAGGCTCCGTGGTGCTCAGCCGCACCTACCGCGAGGCCTTCCTGGAGCGCTGGGGCGTGGAGGGATAG